In Streptomyces durocortorensis, a genomic segment contains:
- a CDS encoding rod shape-determining protein, which produces MSFIGRDMAIDLGTANTLVYVRGRGIVLNEPSVVAINTNTGGILAVGSEAKKMIGRTPGNIVAVRPLKDGVIADFEITERMLRYFILKIHKRRYLARPRVVVCVPSGITGVERRAVIEASTQAGARQVHIIEEPMAAAIGSGLPVHEATGNMVVDIGGGTTEVAVISLGGIVTAQSIRTAGDELDNAIIQHIKKEYSLLLGERTAEQIKITIGSAYDLDKDEHTEIRGRDLVSGLPKTVVISAAEVRKAIEEPVNAIVDAVKTTLDKCPPELSGDIMDRGIVLTGGGAMLRGLDERLRRETGMPIHIAEDPLDSVALGSGKCVEEFEALQQVLDAQPRR; this is translated from the coding sequence ATGTCGTTCATCGGCCGTGACATGGCTATCGACCTCGGGACTGCCAACACGCTGGTGTACGTCAGGGGGCGCGGCATCGTCCTGAACGAGCCGTCCGTCGTGGCCATCAACACCAACACCGGCGGAATTCTGGCGGTCGGCTCCGAGGCCAAGAAGATGATCGGGCGCACGCCGGGCAACATCGTTGCCGTGCGGCCGTTGAAGGACGGCGTGATCGCCGACTTCGAGATCACGGAGCGGATGCTCCGCTACTTCATCCTCAAGATCCACAAGCGTCGCTACCTGGCGCGCCCCCGCGTCGTCGTCTGTGTGCCCTCCGGTATCACCGGGGTCGAGCGCCGCGCGGTCATCGAGGCGTCCACGCAGGCCGGCGCGCGCCAGGTGCACATCATCGAGGAGCCCATGGCGGCGGCGATCGGCTCCGGTCTGCCGGTCCACGAGGCCACCGGCAACATGGTCGTCGACATCGGTGGCGGCACCACCGAGGTCGCCGTGATCTCGCTCGGCGGAATCGTCACTGCCCAGTCGATCCGGACCGCCGGTGACGAGCTGGACAACGCGATCATCCAGCACATCAAGAAGGAGTACTCGCTCCTCCTCGGTGAGCGGACCGCCGAACAGATCAAGATCACCATCGGTTCGGCGTACGACCTGGACAAGGACGAGCACACCGAGATCCGCGGCCGCGACCTGGTCTCCGGGCTGCCCAAGACGGTCGTCATCTCGGCCGCCGAGGTCCGCAAGGCCATCGAGGAGCCGGTCAACGCGATCGTCGACGCCGTGAAGACGACGCTCGACAAGTGCCCGCCCGAGCTCTCCGGCGACATCATGGACCGTGGCATCGTCCTCACCGGCGGCGGCGCGATGCTGCGCGGCCTGGACGAACGGCTGCGCCGCGAGACCGGCATGCCGATCCACATCGCCGAGGACCCGCTGGACTCGGTGGCGCTCGGCTCCGGCAAGTGCGTCGAGGAGTTCGAGGCGCTCCAGCAGGTGCTGGACGCCCAGCCCCGCCGCTAG
- the folC gene encoding bifunctional tetrahydrofolate synthase/dihydrofolate synthase has translation MSEPRPSDRHDAPDPDDTFEGIVDEATQRDPDLAVIEAGSRTLRTHSGHPQGEAVPARPADPETDKALRAVEQELAGRWGETKLEPSVTRIAALMDVLGEPQRAYPSIHITGTNGKTSTARMIEALLNAFELRTGRYTSPHVQSITERISLDGSPIEPERFIETYEDIKPYVEMVDAQQPYRLSFFEVLTGMAYAAFADAPVDVAVVEVGMGGTWDATNVIDSTVAVVTPISLDHTDRLGTTPAEIAGEKAGVIKQGATVILAQQPVDAAQVMLKKAVEVDATVAREGMEFGVASREIAVGGQLLTLRGLGGEYEDVFLPLYGAHQAHNAAVALAAVEAFFGIGAEQARSLDVDAIRKAFASVLSPGRLEVVRSSPTVVLDAAHNPAGARAASEGISEAFSFSRLIGVVGTSGDKDVRGLLEAFEPIFAEIVVTQNSTDRAMDADELAAIAVEVFGDDRVQVEPRLDDALEAAITLAEEDDEYAGAGVLVTGSVITVGEARLLLGRG, from the coding sequence GTGAGTGAGCCCCGCCCTTCAGACCGGCACGACGCGCCCGATCCCGACGACACCTTCGAGGGGATCGTCGACGAGGCGACCCAGCGCGACCCCGACCTGGCGGTGATCGAGGCCGGGAGCCGCACGCTGCGCACCCACTCGGGCCACCCCCAGGGCGAAGCGGTCCCTGCCCGCCCCGCCGACCCCGAGACCGACAAGGCGCTGCGCGCCGTGGAGCAGGAGCTCGCCGGACGCTGGGGCGAGACCAAGCTGGAGCCGTCCGTCACGCGCATCGCCGCGCTGATGGACGTCCTCGGCGAGCCGCAGCGCGCCTACCCCTCCATCCACATCACCGGCACGAACGGCAAGACCAGCACGGCCCGCATGATCGAGGCCCTGCTCAACGCCTTCGAGCTGCGCACCGGCCGCTACACCTCCCCGCACGTCCAGTCGATCACCGAGCGGATCAGCCTGGACGGTTCCCCGATCGAGCCCGAGCGGTTCATCGAGACGTACGAGGACATCAAGCCGTACGTCGAGATGGTCGACGCCCAGCAGCCCTACCGGCTCTCCTTCTTCGAGGTGCTCACCGGCATGGCGTACGCGGCCTTCGCCGACGCGCCCGTCGACGTCGCGGTCGTCGAGGTCGGCATGGGCGGCACCTGGGACGCCACCAACGTCATCGATTCCACCGTCGCCGTCGTCACCCCGATCTCGCTGGACCACACCGACCGGCTCGGCACCACGCCCGCCGAGATCGCCGGGGAGAAGGCCGGGGTCATCAAGCAGGGCGCCACGGTCATCCTGGCCCAGCAGCCGGTGGACGCCGCGCAGGTCATGCTGAAGAAGGCCGTCGAGGTGGACGCCACCGTGGCCCGCGAGGGCATGGAGTTCGGCGTCGCCTCCCGCGAGATCGCGGTCGGCGGACAGTTGCTCACCCTGCGCGGACTCGGTGGCGAGTACGAGGACGTCTTCCTCCCGCTGTACGGGGCGCACCAGGCGCACAACGCGGCCGTCGCGCTCGCCGCCGTCGAGGCGTTCTTCGGCATCGGCGCCGAGCAGGCCCGCTCGCTCGACGTCGACGCGATCCGCAAGGCGTTCGCCTCGGTGCTCTCGCCCGGCCGCCTGGAGGTCGTGCGCTCCAGCCCGACCGTCGTGCTGGACGCCGCGCACAACCCGGCCGGGGCCAGGGCGGCTTCCGAGGGGATCTCCGAGGCGTTCAGCTTCTCCCGGCTGATCGGTGTGGTCGGCACGAGCGGCGACAAGGACGTGCGCGGGCTGCTTGAGGCCTTCGAGCCGATCTTCGCCGAGATCGTCGTCACGCAGAACTCCACCGACCGCGCGATGGACGCGGACGAGCTGGCCGCGATCGCCGTCGAGGTCTTCGGCGACGACCGCGTCCAGGTCGAGCCGCGCCTCGACGACGCCCTGGAGGCGGCGATCACGCTGGCCGAGGAGGACGACGAGTACGCGGGCGCCGGAGTGCTGGTGACCGGATCGGTGATCACGGTCGGCGAGGCCCGGCTGCTGCTGGGAAGGGGCTGA
- a CDS encoding DUF4233 domain-containing protein, whose product MRTLCASTLIGEFFVIGFAGLVAMKLDDVSMAAVWTVCGVGMALSVLLCGVITRPGGVQLGWALQIALVLSGFVVPMMFILGLVFGGLWWASVHYGRKVDEAKARWAAQQEAGEATA is encoded by the coding sequence ATGCGTACGCTCTGCGCCTCGACGCTGATCGGTGAGTTCTTCGTGATCGGCTTCGCCGGTCTCGTGGCGATGAAGCTGGACGACGTCTCCATGGCCGCGGTCTGGACGGTGTGCGGCGTCGGCATGGCGCTGTCCGTGCTGCTGTGCGGAGTGATCACCCGCCCCGGCGGTGTCCAGCTGGGCTGGGCGCTCCAGATCGCGCTGGTCCTCAGCGGCTTCGTGGTCCCGATGATGTTCATCCTGGGGCTGGTCTTCGGCGGGCTGTGGTGGGCCTCGGTCCACTACGGCCGCAAGGTCGACGAGGCGAAGGCCCGCTGGGCCGCCCAGCAGGAGGCCGGCGAGGCCACGGCCTGA
- the ndk gene encoding nucleoside-diphosphate kinase has product MTQRTLVLLKPDAVRRGLIGEIVGRIERKAGWRITALELRTLDQETLEQHYGEHKGRPFYEPLVEFMASGPVVALVAEGERVIEGVRALAGPTDPIAAAPGSIRGDFGTITRENLIHASDSEESAERELKLFFPGLS; this is encoded by the coding sequence ATGACTCAGCGCACCCTCGTCCTGCTCAAGCCCGACGCCGTCCGCCGTGGCCTGATCGGCGAGATCGTCGGTCGCATCGAGCGGAAGGCCGGCTGGCGCATCACCGCGCTGGAGCTGCGCACCCTGGACCAGGAGACGCTGGAGCAGCACTACGGCGAGCACAAGGGCCGCCCCTTCTACGAGCCGCTCGTGGAGTTCATGGCCTCCGGCCCGGTCGTCGCCCTGGTGGCCGAAGGTGAGCGGGTCATCGAGGGCGTCCGCGCCCTGGCCGGCCCCACCGACCCGATCGCCGCCGCGCCCGGGTCCATCCGCGGGGACTTCGGCACGATCACCCGGGAGAACCTCATCCACGCCTCGGACTCCGAGGAGTCCGCAGAGCGAGAACTGAAGCTTTTCTTCCCCGGACTTTCCTGA